A window of Leptospira fainei serovar Hurstbridge str. BUT 6 contains these coding sequences:
- the gap gene encoding type I glyceraldehyde-3-phosphate dehydrogenase yields MTRIAINGFGRIGRLVFRAGIKDPNLEFVAINDLVTPDNLAYLLKYDSTHGRYDGTVEHTDKEIIIDGKKVLCVSERDPEKLPWKDLKVDYVVESTGLFTDRSGAEKHLKAGAKKVVISAPAKDKDIPTFVMGVNNEKYNAANDHVVSNASCTTNCLAPIVKVVLDNFGIEEGLMTTIHATTSTQPTVDGPSKKDWRGGRGAMQNIIPASTGAAKAVGLCIPEVNGKLTGMSFRIPVPDVSVVDLTVRTVKETSLKEISAKLKAASEGAMKGILGYTDEMVVSTDFLSSTLSSIFDHDASIELNSRFFKLVSWYDNEMGYSNRVLDLIRYMAKKG; encoded by the coding sequence ATGACAAGAATCGCTATCAACGGTTTTGGAAGGATCGGACGACTGGTATTTCGGGCCGGCATCAAAGATCCGAATCTCGAATTTGTAGCTATCAATGACCTCGTAACGCCGGATAACCTGGCCTATCTATTAAAATATGATTCTACCCACGGCCGCTACGACGGAACGGTAGAACACACCGACAAAGAAATCATTATAGACGGGAAGAAAGTTCTTTGTGTTTCCGAAAGAGATCCTGAAAAGCTCCCCTGGAAAGATCTTAAGGTCGATTACGTCGTGGAATCTACCGGTCTATTTACGGATAGATCCGGTGCGGAGAAGCACCTCAAGGCAGGAGCCAAAAAAGTCGTAATCTCAGCTCCTGCGAAAGATAAAGACATTCCTACTTTCGTAATGGGAGTCAATAACGAGAAATATAACGCGGCAAACGATCATGTAGTATCGAACGCTTCCTGCACGACTAACTGCCTGGCTCCGATCGTAAAAGTGGTTTTAGATAATTTCGGAATCGAAGAAGGCTTGATGACTACGATTCACGCGACAACATCCACTCAACCTACCGTTGACGGTCCTTCTAAGAAAGACTGGAGGGGCGGAAGAGGAGCGATGCAAAATATCATTCCTGCTTCCACCGGTGCGGCCAAAGCTGTCGGCCTTTGTATTCCTGAAGTGAACGGAAAACTTACCGGTATGTCTTTTCGTATTCCTGTTCCCGACGTCTCAGTTGTGGACCTGACGGTTCGAACCGTAAAGGAAACGAGCCTAAAAGAGATTTCGGCAAAATTGAAAGCCGCCTCTGAAGGCGCGATGAAAGGCATTTTAGGATACACCGATGAAATGGTCGTCTCCACCGACTTCTTAAGTTCGACCCTGTCTTCGATATTCGACCACGATGCAAGTATCGAATTGAATTCTCGATTCTTTAAACTGGTTTCTTGGTACGACAACGAGATGGGATATTCCAATCGCGTATTAGACTTAATTCGCTACATGGCGAAAAAAGGTTGA
- a CDS encoding phosphoglycerate kinase, translating to MQQLPRLEHEDLKGKRVFLRVDFNVPIENGKVTDSTRIEKTIPTIELLVKKGARIIIGSHLGRPKGKPDPQFSMEPVFEVFKGLINVPVSFSKNVVGDQVVKLSKDLKDGEILVLENLRFHKEEEENDPGFSKKLAALADVYVNDAFGAAHRAHASTEGIAHLLPSFAGLLMYKEIAELSSLLSRPAKPFVAIIGGSKVSSKISVIKNLIDKVDHILIGGGMAYTFLKSRAVPVGNSLVEKDFEVEAFQLIERAGVAGVDFQLPVDHIIGDKFDPKAKSKTVDKMGILDGWMGMDIGPKTISNYEKVIKNAATIVWNGPMGVFEFDKFAEGTMAIAKAVAKSKAKTVVGGGDSIAAINKAKVEDKITHVSTGGGASLEFLEGKKLPGVQALLKKAE from the coding sequence ATGCAACAACTACCTAGACTCGAGCACGAAGATCTTAAAGGCAAGCGAGTCTTCCTCCGTGTTGATTTTAACGTTCCTATTGAGAACGGTAAAGTCACGGATTCGACCCGAATTGAAAAAACAATCCCAACCATCGAGCTCCTTGTAAAAAAAGGAGCCCGGATTATCATCGGAAGCCATCTCGGTCGCCCGAAAGGAAAACCCGATCCCCAATTTTCTATGGAGCCCGTTTTTGAAGTCTTCAAAGGATTAATTAACGTACCTGTTTCCTTCTCGAAAAACGTCGTAGGAGACCAAGTAGTCAAACTCTCCAAAGACTTGAAAGACGGTGAAATTTTAGTTCTGGAAAATTTACGTTTTCATAAAGAAGAGGAAGAGAACGATCCCGGGTTTTCGAAAAAGCTTGCGGCATTAGCCGACGTTTACGTGAACGATGCGTTCGGAGCGGCTCATAGGGCGCACGCCTCTACTGAAGGAATCGCTCATCTCCTTCCGTCATTTGCGGGCCTTCTGATGTATAAGGAAATCGCCGAGCTATCCAGCCTACTTTCCAGGCCCGCGAAACCTTTCGTAGCCATTATAGGCGGTTCCAAAGTCTCTTCAAAGATCAGTGTAATTAAAAACCTGATCGATAAAGTGGACCATATTTTGATCGGCGGAGGAATGGCTTATACCTTCCTCAAGTCTCGCGCGGTTCCCGTGGGAAATTCCTTAGTCGAAAAGGATTTCGAAGTCGAAGCCTTCCAGCTAATCGAACGAGCCGGAGTCGCCGGAGTCGATTTTCAACTTCCGGTCGACCATATCATCGGAGATAAATTCGATCCGAAAGCCAAAAGTAAAACCGTGGATAAGATGGGAATTTTGGACGGATGGATGGGAATGGACATCGGCCCGAAAACGATATCAAATTACGAAAAAGTGATAAAGAACGCTGCGACCATCGTGTGGAACGGACCGATGGGGGTTTTCGAGTTTGATAAATTTGCTGAAGGAACTATGGCAATCGCGAAAGCGGTCGCAAAATCGAAAGCAAAAACCGTCGTAGGCGGCGGCGATTCCATTGCGGCCATTAATAAGGCGAAAGTGGAAGACAAGATCACTCACGTTTCTACCGGTGGAGGAGCCTCTTTGGAATTCCTGGAAGGAAAAAAACTTCCCGGCGTACAGGCTCTTCTGAAAAAAGCGGAATAA
- the tpiA gene encoding triose-phosphate isomerase, with protein sequence MRPKIIAGNWKMNLSEKEALSLAAGLKEKLPSIQKDKKAIVFPSSIHLASISKILEGSGIGVGAQNIYPSPLTAMTGETSPDHLKELGLKFALVGHSERRQFLGETNSFCNQKVSYLASHDFTAIYCVGETLAEREAGKTFEILGTQIWEGLANIHSDLFPRIWVAYEPVWAIGTGKVATPVQAQEAHSFIRKEIEGLFQNGTEIAASLPILYGGSVKPDNVKELLSQPDIDGGLVGGASQKLESFLGLF encoded by the coding sequence ATGCGACCTAAAATAATTGCCGGTAACTGGAAAATGAATCTCTCCGAAAAAGAAGCGCTCTCATTAGCGGCCGGACTCAAGGAGAAGTTACCGTCGATTCAGAAGGACAAAAAAGCGATCGTCTTTCCCTCTTCGATTCACCTGGCGTCCATATCCAAAATTTTGGAGGGTTCCGGAATCGGTGTAGGCGCGCAAAACATCTACCCTTCTCCGCTCACTGCAATGACGGGAGAAACCAGTCCCGACCATCTGAAAGAGCTCGGTCTCAAATTCGCTTTGGTCGGCCATTCGGAACGTCGCCAATTTTTAGGAGAAACGAATTCGTTTTGTAACCAAAAAGTCTCATACCTAGCCTCTCATGACTTTACCGCCATTTACTGCGTGGGAGAAACCCTAGCGGAACGTGAAGCGGGTAAAACTTTCGAAATTTTGGGAACACAGATATGGGAAGGCTTGGCAAACATTCATAGCGATTTATTCCCCCGAATCTGGGTCGCCTATGAACCGGTTTGGGCGATCGGAACAGGGAAAGTAGCTACACCTGTTCAGGCCCAAGAAGCACATTCTTTCATTCGGAAAGAAATCGAAGGCCTCTTCCAAAATGGGACGGAAATTGCCGCCTCACTTCCAATTTTATATGGCGGATCGGTTAAACCGGATAACGTAAAAGAACTTTTATCCCAGCCGGATATCGATGGCGGGTTAGTAGGCGGAGCTAGCCAAAAGTTGGAAAGCTTCCTAGGTTTATTTTAA
- the secG gene encoding preprotein translocase subunit SecG, which translates to MGFITGTILVLFVFVSLFLILLVMIQTGKGGMGGVLGGGASQSVFGSSTADVLTKATRVAGLLFLALSLILSFLFAKTSGYNTTPVPEVVPAQSAPVDGTPENQGGSNAQPAQPTPNAATAPQGQTKP; encoded by the coding sequence ATGGGATTTATTACTGGAACTATTCTTGTCCTCTTCGTTTTCGTTAGCCTTTTTCTCATCCTGTTGGTAATGATCCAAACCGGAAAAGGTGGGATGGGCGGCGTTTTGGGCGGCGGGGCAAGCCAATCAGTATTCGGTTCTTCGACCGCAGATGTTTTGACAAAAGCAACTCGCGTTGCAGGTCTTCTTTTTTTGGCGCTCTCTTTGATTCTTTCTTTCCTTTTTGCTAAGACTAGTGGATACAATACGACTCCGGTTCCGGAAGTGGTACCTGCTCAGTCCGCTCCGGTTGATGGAACCCCAGAGAACCAAGGAGGCTCCAATGCCCAGCCAGCTCAGCCGACTCCAAATGCGGCAACCGCTCCCCAAGGACAAACAAAACCGTAA